From Rana temporaria chromosome 7, aRanTem1.1, whole genome shotgun sequence, the proteins below share one genomic window:
- the S1PR1 gene encoding sphingosine 1-phosphate receptor 1: MMAHNDSFGDSIIILHYNYTGKYKHPTKNGLKSSSIIFIIICCFIILENILVLLTIWRTKKFHRPMYYFIGNLALSDLLAGAAYTANILLSGSNTFKLTPIQWFIREGSMFVALSASVFSLLAIAIERYITMLKMKLHNGSKSSRSFLLISGCWLVSLFLGGLPIMGWNCLKKMENCSTVLPLYHKHYILFCTTIFCILLMAVVVLYARIYFLVRTRSRSLTFRKNCARTSRSSEKSMALLKTVIIVLSVFILCWSPLFIFLLLDFGCEVRACEVLFKAEYFLSLAVLNSATNPIIYTLTNREMRRAFLKMAVCCHGSILNAGAKVKRPIITGMEFSRSRSDNSSHPQKDEVDYPVTLLSSGNMTSSS, encoded by the coding sequence ATGATGGCTCATAACGACTCTTTCGGTGACAGTATTATTATATTGCATTATAATTACACTGGGAAGTACAAGCATCCTACCAAGAATGGTCTGAAGTCAAGCTctattatatttataattatcTGCTGCTTCATTATATTGGAGAACATTCTTGTACTTCTAACCATCTGGCGAACCAAGAAGTTTCATCGTCCAATGTATTACTTTATTGGCAACTTGGCACTTTCGGATTTATTAGCTGGAGCTGCTTACACCGCCAACATTCTACTTTCTGGTTCAAATACGTTCAAGTTGACACCAATTCAATGGTTTATACGGGAAGGAAGTATGTTTGTTGCTCTATCTGCTTCGGTCTTCAGTCTCCTGGCAATTGCTATTGAGCGCTACATCACCATGTTGAAGATGAAGTTGCACAATGGTAGCAAAAGCTCAAGGTCCTTCCTTCTGATTAGTGGCTGTTGGCTTGTGTCTTTATTCCTCGGAGGTCTACCAATTATGGGCTGGAACTGCTtgaagaaaatggaaaattgCTCCACTGTTCTTCCCTTGTATCATAAACATTATATTCTCTTCTGTACCACCATTTTCTGCATATTATTGATGGCTGTTGTCGTCCTATACGCCAGGATCTACTTCTTGGTAAGAACACGGAGCAGAAGTCTGACCTTTAGGAAAAACTGCGCCAGAACAAGCAGGAGTTCAGAGAAGTCCATGGCATTGCTTAAGACAGTTATTATTGTCTTAAGTGTCTTCATTTTATGTTGGTCACCACTCTTTATTTTCCTCTTGTTGGATTTTGGCTGTGAAGTTAGAGCTTGTGAGGTTCTTTTTAAGGCTGAATACTTTTTGTCCCTTGCAGTTCTTAACTCTGCCACAAATCCCATCATTTATACCCTGACCAACAGGGAGATGAGACGTGCCTTCCTAAAAATGGCAGTGTGTTGTCATGGCTCCATTCTGAACGCAGGGGCAAAAGTTAAAAGGCCAATTATCACAGGAATGGAGTTCAGTCGAAGCAGGTCGGACAATTCTTCTCACCCACAAAAGGATGAGGTGGACTACCCAGTGACCCTACTGTCCTCTGGCAATATGACTTCCTCCTCCTAA